In Candidatus Zixiibacteriota bacterium, the following are encoded in one genomic region:
- a CDS encoding phage integrase SAM-like domain-containing protein — MARIYQREDIWYLDVRIKGHRIRKRVGTSRKVAELALKDAEVKIAREEFGFTKQDIKIEVLIERFREYNKTNHRPTTTERYAAVTDHLRRFVAEKRPHIVAVSQLTPEIMEAYKTFRRVSRMNPNGKPVKGGTSVTSRTRVGVRARTVNFELDALKVMFNLAIRWGYLRDNPLRLVKPLKTDDMKPIRFLTLAECEQLLDKTPNT, encoded by the coding sequence GTGGCAAGGATCTATCAACGTGAAGATATATGGTATCTCGATGTCAGAATCAAAGGACATCGAATCAGAAAACGTGTCGGAACCTCGCGTAAGGTTGCTGAACTCGCACTCAAAGACGCAGAAGTCAAGATCGCCCGTGAAGAGTTTGGATTCACGAAACAAGATATCAAAATTGAAGTCCTAATCGAACGATTTAGGGAATATAACAAGACAAATCATAGGCCAACAACCACTGAGCGCTATGCAGCAGTGACAGACCATCTCAGGCGGTTCGTTGCCGAGAAGCGGCCACATATCGTAGCAGTCTCGCAACTCACGCCAGAGATTATGGAAGCATACAAGACATTTCGACGGGTTTCGCGCATGAATCCGAATGGCAAGCCCGTAAAAGGCGGAACGAGCGTAACGAGCCGCACTCGTGTTGGAGTAAGAGCCCGCACCGTAAATTTTGAACTCGATGCACTGAAGGTTATGTTCAATTTGGCTATCCGCTGGGGATATTTGAGAGATAATCCGCTGCGACTGGTTAAGCCCCTGAAAACCGATGACATGAAGCCTATCAGATTTCTGACCTTAGCAGAGTGTGAACAATTGTTAGATAAGACACCGAACACTTGA